The genomic DNA GTGGAATCCGTCCCTGCCCGGTTCATGGAACGCGCGTGCCATCATTTCCTTCCCGTCGCCCGTTCCTGCAGCCAGCCGATGTCTGCGTTGTTCGGCGATGGTTTCGGCGGCCACACGGTTAGATGGAAGTCCGGCTGATAAATCGGTTGCGTGCGCGCGTCGCGCCAGCGGTGGATTTCCGAATGCCCATCCGCGAAGTTCAAACCGCCCGCGCCGTTGAAATAGCCGTTGCCGATGCTGTCGGCGCGTTCGTCGAGCATCACGTAAGTCTTCGCCGGCGGCGGATCGGTCATATCGGACATCTTTCGGATCCGGGTGTATCCCAGGGTCGAGGCGGGATTCTCCTGGCCGGTGCGCGGATCGTAGTCGCCCACCCAATTGTTCATCGACACCGACCGCACGTGCGGGTAGCGCTTGCCGCCGATGGTGCTCTGCGATTTGTCCGCCGGACATTTCCAGATGCCGAGCGCGTCCGTGCCGTAGGGAGCAAGCAGGCTGTTGCGCAGGAAAAGCTGGTTTGTGTTGTCCGGATTGTTCGGCCCTGGATGTCCGGCGTTGTTGCCGCCATCCAGCGTCAGCCAACCCGCGACCCAACTGAGGCGAGTGTCCGTGGTGTCGTTGGCATTGGGCGGCACCTGATCGCTGTGCGCGTCCGCGTATAAGACCCAGGCCAGGCCCAACTGCTTCAAGTTGCTTAAACATTGGATTCCCTGTGCCTTCGCTTTGGTCTTGCCGAGGACGGGCAAAAGGAGTGAAGCCAGGATCGCAATAATGGCGATAACCACCAGAAGTTCGATGAGCGTGAACGCCGCGTCCCGGCGGCAAATTCTCCGTGGGCCCGGCACTGCCGGATCTGCGGCAAACGAACGCTGGTTTGCTGCGCGCACGTTGGTCTGGGTTGTTGGATTGCTTCGCGGTGACCTCAAGCTTGCGCTCTCGTGAGCAGAGTTTCCACAAACGGCAGTGAAGTCAACTAACCCTTTGTGCTCTTCGTTCGTCCTCGTCCTCGCACTCGTCCTTCGTCCTCGGTTTCACGAGGACGAGGACGAGGACGAGAAAATCCGCGCTACGAGGCCAGCCCGGTGATGCGATCCAGCGTCTCCAGGAAGTTTTGAGAAAGTTGCTCCAGCTTCTTGAACTTGCGCGCCAATTCTTGCGCGAGCGCGGGCCGCGGCAAAAAATCCAGGTCCATGATTTCGTAATGGAAAAAGTCCGCCAGCAGCCCGAACCGCTCGCCCAGCCCGGAAATCTCCTTCACCGTTTGGGCCAGGCGATCGTGCAGCGCCGCAGCCGGGTCCGCCCCGGAAGTTCCTGAAGCCGCCGCTTCCATCATTTGGCGCGCGAGTGCGACTCCATTCGAAAAAGAACACCGCATGCGCTGCAACGCCTGGCGATAATCGGCCAACTGGTCCTGGAATCCCTGCAGCGCTTGGCTGCGAGAAAACAGTTCCGTGACGAAAGCGGTGTCCGTCTCCAGCTCGAACGCCTGCTCCCACATCAATCGATTTGTCAACGCCGCCAGATACTCTTGCTGCGCCGCGGTTTCCCCGGCCGGCGCGTAAATCAGCGTGCCGTTGGACAGTAACCGGGCTTCGTAAAGGCCCAGCCCTGGCCGAGGTGAAGGCCAATCGCTGGCAACGCCCATCATCTTCAGAGCGGCCGCGGCAACCGTTTCAACCGGCAGAAGGTTCGCTGAAGCGGCTGCGAATTCGGGAGATTTCGTTTGGGTCGGTTCGCGTTCCGCCTGGAGGACAACGTGGCCTTCGCCGTAAGGCGCGGTTTCCGCAAAGTAAGCGGTCGAGAAATACAACCCCAGCACTCGAGTGCCCACCGCCGCGGCGATATGAATCGGGCCGGTATCGTTGCTGATGAGAAGATCGCACGCCTTCAGCAGCGGCGGGAGTTGTCGGACTTCGGTCCGGCCGATCAGGTTGACGACCGGTCCGTTTGCCAACCGCAGAAATTCTTTCCCCAATTCCGCTTCCTTTGGATTGCCAAAGAGGACGATCTCCAAGCCTGGATTCACACCCAGCAACCGGGAGAGTGAGGCGAAGTTTTCGATCGGCCAGGCGCGGCGCAAATCGCTCGCTCCCATTTGCAGACCGACGAGCAACCCCTTCCCGGCGGATCCGTGCTGTCGCAGCAGCGTGCGAGCTTCAGTTTCTGCGGCCGCCTCCACTTTGAAGTCAAGCCACGCTGCGCGAGGCCCGACGCGCCCGGTAAGCTCCTGGGAACTTCCCATGAACTGGGTAGGGATGCGTTCCACCGCGTCCCTGGAATCTGTTTTGGTCGATGGGGCGAAAAAGTCAGGGACGGAGTGGAATCCGTCCCTACCTGGTTCATGAGCCATACGCAAGTTCGGAAGGCCCAGGCATCTTCCCATGCCGAGGTAAATGTCCACCAGATTGAAAAGATTCTGCCTCCGATTTCTGACCGCTGCGAAGAGATACTTCGCCCAATCACCCCGCAACCGAATTTCGTTTGGGAGCGTGTGGATGCGACCGGACTTTTGGCTCGCCGCAATCTTCTCGCAAAGCACGGCGCTGGCTTCGTCGTGCGTCAAATTAACGACGTGGTCGTAGGACTCGGCAAGTTCGGGGCAGTCTTTGAAGGGCAGCCAGCGCTGAGAGTCTTGACGAGGGGTGTTGTCGCACAGCTTGCGAACCTCGGCCAACTCCACGGCAATAAGCCGGTCATGCCACGGCTGGCCTTCGAGAATAACGCGGAACTCTCGCAAGCAGACCACCGTGATCTCTCGCTCTCGCGTGCCGGTTTCCAGGCGCTGCAAAAGCGGCAGCGTCTGGACGAGATCGCCCATCCGGCTCAATTGAATGACCAGAATCTTTTCCAGAATTACTGTGGAACCTTGCTCCCCTTTGAATTGCCCGGCAAAGCGGAGTCCGAGCCAAGGTTGCGCCGGTTGGAGCGCCGGTCAGCCGCCGTGGGCGCGCGCGCGAGCAGTCCGTCGATCGGCGCATAATCATCCGTCAAGACCTGGGCGCGCAGGCTCGTCGGCGGAACCTTGGGCAGCAAAGCCGCGGCCCGGGCCTTGAACGTGGGCATCGTGACGCGGCGTTCGGCCGCCAACTCTTCCGCCCGCTGCACTGCGTAGGGCTGCGTAATGGGCAACGGGTTTTGGCTGGCCACGACCACGATGTTCCAACTGTCCGTGGCAGGAAAAAGATAAACCTGCGGGAAGACTGCCTTCAGCGTCTTGTAAACCGAACCCAGGATATCCGCCCGCCAGCCTTGCAGCGTCCCAATGACATTATAGACCACGACGCCGTTGTCCGTGAGGCGGTCGCGCGCGATTTCGAAGAATTCTTTCGTGACCAGGTGATACGGAATGTACGAGCCGTAGCGGCCGGATTTGTAGGCATCCAGAATGATCGCGTCGTATTTCTTTTGGGTCCGGCGCAGGAAGATCCTGCCGTCGGAGATGTGCACTTTGTGTGTAGGAGTTTCGGCGACGAAAAAGTATTTTCTGGCAACCTCGAGCACGGAAGGGTCGAGCTCCACCGTGTCGATGTTCACCTGCGGATAGTAATGCTGGTAAGCGCGCTGGATGCTCCCGCCGCCCAGCCCGATCATGAGCACATTCGTCAGGCTCGGATTCCACAGCCACGGCATGTGGAAAAATTCCGTGTATTGAAAGTGGCCCGCGAGGGGATTGGCCAGCGACATTCGGGATTCCTGGGATTGATCGAAACTCAGCGTGCGAATGCCCTGGTTATCCACAACCCGGATGTGGTGGTAAGGCGAAGTGATTTCGAGGACGACCGCCGCCTTCGCAGACAGCGGTGACAGCGACGAGGTGAGCCAACACAAAATGTAGGGCAGGCTTCCAGCCTGCCAGTTCGGGCGGCATCCTGCCGCCCGAAGAACGGGAGCAGGATACACGGTCAACCAGCAGACAAGCTGTCTGCCCCACCTTCCAAAACAAGCTCTGAGCCGTGAGCGATTCATGGAAGTGTAGATGCAAGGGCGGGCAAAAATGTTTCCGGAATCGGTGGATTAGTTAATAAGTCAAACCGGGAATGAACGCCAATCCACACGAATGCGCGCAAGGAAAACGTGTGAAAGCGACAGCCAGATTTGGATTGGCGCTGATTCGCGTTCATTCCGGCTCTCCAACTGAAGCGCTATCCCTGCTTCCCCCACCGATCCAGGGCAAAACAACCGGCGCCGACCAAAATCGTCAGCCCCCCAGTCGCCCGAAAGATGTTCGTCAGGTTCATCACATCGATCAAGATGTAACCGGACACGAACACTCCGGCAATGCTCCCGACCGTGCTCGCCGCGTAGATCAGTCCGCTGATTTTTCCAACGTGACCGACATCCTTCGCCGAGAGCCGAATGATGAACGGCGGCAAGGTCGCCAGCACAAAACACGGCAGGAGGAAGATGAGCAGACTGCCCAGCGCCGGGTCGAGCTTTTGCCAGATCAACGGCACGGTCTGATCCTCCGGATGGCGGAAGATGATCGCATCAATCACACGCGGCGCGAAGTTGGGAATGAGACCCGTGAAAGCTCCGGCGGGAAATAGAAGCCAGGCCAGCAACGAGGCGCGCGGATAACGGTCACCGATCCATCCCCCGGCCACATAGCCCAGCGCCAGCGCGGCCAGGATGATTCCAATCTGGCTGACCCAGACGTAGAACGAACTCCCAAAATCTTTGGCCAGGAATCGCGCGCCGATGATTTCCAGAACCATGATGGCGAATCCGCTCAGAAAGACGAGCAGGACAGGAGCCCAGATGCGCATTGCGACGAGAGTAGGGGCGCCAACTGCCCAGGTCAAAAACGTAACGGCGAGGTTTCAATGCGCGAACGTAGGGCAGGCTTCCAGCCTGCCTTTGGAGTTTGGACATTTTCCGCGCAGTCCAACAAGCCCGACGGGAACGAATGACGCTCTATCTCCCGAAGGGAGAATCGACAATAGCCCAGCCCTTCAAGGCTGGGATGGCGTCGCCAGGAATTCGAGTCCCGAAGGGACGGTTGAGTCTCCATGACGGAGACGCGCTTCGGCATCGATTTCATTGAGGTCGTCGGCAGTCCCCTTGCGAAGTGGCAGGAATCAGCCCTGAATCAGCCGTCTTCTTCGGGATTTCTGGCTTCGTTTCTCCTCAGTCGCAGAGCCCTGGCTATGCTCCTTCGTCGTGCCCCGCCAGAAAGCGAAATCGCCTCCAGCAAAACCGGAATTTATTTTTGCACAGACCCTTAACCCAACTGAGAGGCCGGAGTTCCTGCGTAATCGGCCAGGGCGCGCAAGTTTTCTGGCGGTGTGTCCCGAGGCACCTCGCAGCCGGCCCCAACGATGTAACGGCTGCCCGCTTGCCGGTGGCATTCGGAGATCGCCGCCGTCACAAACCCCGCGTCGCCATCGCGCAGCACGGTCACCGGATTGATATTGCCGAGGAGAATTTGGTCCGGCCCCATGGCGGCGCGCGCGTCGGAAAGCGGCGAAAGTGAATCCAGATCCACGATTTCGCAGTCCAGCTTGCCCATGCCCTGCAAGCAAAATCGCGTGTTGCCGCAAATGTGCAACCGCACCGCCGCACCCAACGCCTGAATTCCTCCGACCAGTCTTTTCTCGTAGGGCCAGATAAACTCGGCGTAAATCTGAGGCCCAACGAGCGACGCGGCGGCGTCCCCCAGCCCGATGATGTCCGCGCCGGCCGCGACTTGGGCGCGGGCAAAGCGCAGTTCCATTTCGACGACGAACTCAAACAGATCGCGCACGAACGCCGGGTCGTCGTAGAAGTCGAGCATCAGGGTGTTGATGCCGCGCAGGTCCGCCGCCTCCGCGCACGGCCCTTCCACCCAACCCTCGATGATTTTTTCGCGGCCAACCTTTTCCTTGAACAACGCGAGGGCCTGAATTCCGTTGTGCATCCGCCCGCCGCTCAGCGGATCCGGAATCTTCAATCGGTTCAGCGCCGTTTTGTCCGCCAGCAAGGCCTGGTCCTCCACGAGCGCCGCGGGCTGGTCATCGAAGAATTGCACGGCCGCGCCGCAGTCCGCCGCTTCACGCGCAGGATCGGACATGGTGTTGACGTAATCGAATCCAAACTTTTCGGCAGTGCGAATCTGACCCTCCACCAGCACGCGATAATCCGTCGAATATTCGCGGTAGCGCGCGCCGATTTGCGCGGCGGCAAATTGCATCGTGATCGGCATGAACGGCAACCGATCGACCGGGCGCCCTTGCAGATGGGCTAAAACTCTATCACGGCTGGTCATGGGAAGTTTCAGATCTTCTTCCTCTCCCCGCGAGGCGCGAGTGGGGAGAGGATCGAGGAGAGGGGGAAGCGCTATGAGGACGTCCCTCCTCTCCCCGCCCCTCTCCT from Verrucomicrobiota bacterium includes the following:
- a CDS encoding type II secretion system protein, which produces MPGPRRICRRDAAFTLIELLVVIAIIAILASLLLPVLGKTKAKAQGIQCLSNLKQLGLAWVLYADAHSDQVPPNANDTTDTRLSWVAGWLTLDGGNNAGHPGPNNPDNTNQLFLRNSLLAPYGTDALGIWKCPADKSQSTIGGKRYPHVRSVSMNNWVGDYDPRTGQENPASTLGYTRIRKMSDMTDPPPAKTYVMLDERADSIGNGYFNGAGGLNFADGHSEIHRWRDARTQPIYQPDFHLTVWPPKPSPNNADIGWLQERATGRK
- a CDS encoding uroporphyrinogen decarboxylase, which encodes MTSRDRVLAHLQGRPVDRLPFMPITMQFAAAQIGARYREYSTDYRVLVEGQIRTAEKFGFDYVNTMSDPAREAADCGAAVQFFDDQPAALVEDQALLADKTALNRLKIPDPLSGGRMHNGIQALALFKEKVGREKIIEGWVEGPCAEAADLRGINTLMLDFYDDPAFVRDLFEFVVEMELRFARAQVAAGADIIGLGDAAASLVGPQIYAEFIWPYEKRLVGGIQALGAAVRLHICGNTRFCLQGMGKLDCEIVDLDSLSPLSDARAAMGPDQILLGNINPVTVLRDGDAGFVTAAISECHRQAGSRYIVGAGCEVPRDTPPENLRALADYAGTPASQLG